In the genome of Longimicrobiales bacterium, the window AGTCCGGCGTCTGGTGTTCGCCGCGGCCGATCCGAAGACCGGGATGTGCGGATCACTCGCCTGCGTCGTCCAGGATCCGCGCCTCAACCATCGCGTCGAGCTGACGACGGGCGTGCTGGCCGAACCTGCGGCCGACATGCTCCGAAGTTTCTTTCAGGCCCGCCGCACCGCCAGCCGGTAGCAATCGCACAGTACGGTTGCGCGCGTATTGCGCCCCGAACACGCACAGAACAGCATCCGCTCCCGCTCCCGAGCAGTCCTTCTATGCGACCTGCTCCGAGTTCCGGCCGAAGAACCGCAGCAGGAGATAGAGCAGCACGATACCGACCAGCAGCGAGACCGCCGGATGCAGGCCGAACGACGTCGGTATGTCGCCGACGAGCATGGCGACGCCGCCAACGGCGAATGCATAGGGCAGCTGGGTACGCACGTGATCGATATGGTCGCAGCCGGAGGCCATCGAGCTCATGATTGTCGTGTCGGAGATCGGCGAACAGTGATCGCCGAACAGGGACCCCGCCATTACGGAGCTGATCACGCCCAGCAGGATCGAGTAATGCTCTCCGCCGTCGAATCCAATCCCGGCGCCCATG includes:
- a CDS encoding Na+/H+ antiporter NhaC family protein, with the translated sequence YLAATISETLPLFVLPVLVFIVAAVISFSTGTSWGTMAILFPVVIPLAVAMGAGIGFDGGEHYSILLGVISSVMAGSLFGDHCSPISDTTIMSSMASGCDHIDHVRTQLPYAFAVGGVAMLVGDIPTSFGLHPAVSLLVGIVLLYLLLRFFGRNSEQVA